In Mycobacterium sp. JS623, one genomic interval encodes:
- a CDS encoding cytochrome P450, giving the protein MTSSVLTPIDLSRSFSADLHGMLREAAAQGPLATDIDTGATIVLRQHDVETLAHDPRLEGIGLILFDMMGIADGPLRDWYAKVMFTTEGDYHRRIRSLVSRAFTPRSVGALRDTAAQMANDAIAAAKQTGDLLTMSSLGTRMICRLLGVPDGDDAVFTQWAEALSPVFFVMTPEQIADATMAIVELQSYVDELTTRRAKDPGDDLITSLLAAESDGDCLTHDETVTMIANLLVAGHDTAGSQIPCSILTALQHRDKVDGTLDDAPRFTSAVNETIRLEPSIPAIPRTAVQPVELHDTVLPSGSMVFLCIASACRDASAWPEPDRFDPDRFTRPDTAKLLNFGAGTHYCLGTALAKVAVEEAVRAVFAADPPLRLTENVGEIPWRQVLGRSPARLTVSPGT; this is encoded by the coding sequence GTGACTTCGTCTGTGCTCACACCCATTGACTTGTCTCGGTCGTTTTCGGCCGACCTGCACGGCATGCTCCGGGAGGCCGCGGCACAAGGGCCACTGGCCACCGACATCGACACCGGCGCCACCATTGTCTTGCGCCAGCACGACGTCGAAACGCTGGCGCATGATCCGCGACTCGAGGGCATCGGGCTGATCTTGTTCGACATGATGGGCATCGCCGACGGACCGCTGCGCGACTGGTACGCCAAAGTCATGTTCACCACCGAGGGTGACTACCACCGTCGCATCCGATCGCTGGTGTCGCGGGCCTTCACGCCTCGCTCCGTCGGGGCACTTCGGGATACCGCTGCGCAGATGGCTAATGACGCCATCGCAGCGGCTAAACAGACCGGCGACCTACTCACCATGTCGTCGCTGGGCACGCGCATGATCTGTCGGCTGCTCGGGGTTCCGGATGGTGACGACGCGGTTTTCACGCAATGGGCCGAAGCCTTGAGCCCCGTGTTCTTCGTCATGACGCCCGAGCAGATCGCCGATGCGACCATGGCTATCGTCGAATTGCAGAGCTACGTCGATGAATTGACGACGCGGCGGGCGAAGGATCCGGGTGACGACCTCATCACATCGCTGCTCGCCGCCGAGTCCGATGGGGATTGTCTGACTCACGACGAAACGGTGACGATGATCGCCAATCTGCTTGTCGCCGGGCATGATACGGCTGGCAGCCAGATTCCGTGCAGCATTCTGACCGCCCTGCAGCATCGCGACAAAGTCGACGGAACGCTCGACGACGCGCCGCGGTTCACCAGCGCCGTCAACGAGACCATCCGGCTCGAACCGAGTATCCCGGCCATTCCGCGCACCGCAGTGCAGCCGGTTGAGTTGCACGACACCGTGCTTCCGTCCGGGTCGATGGTGTTCTTGTGTATCGCGTCGGCATGTCGCGATGCATCCGCGTGGCCGGAGCCAGACCGATTCGATCCCGACCGCTTCACCCGCCCGGATACCGCAAAGCTGCTGAATTTCGGTGCAGGCACCCACTATTGCTTGGGGACCGCGTTGGCCAAGGTCGCCGTTGAGGAGGCGGTGCGTGCTGTGTTCGCCGCCGATCCCCCGCTGCGCCTGACCGAGAACGTCGGCGAGATACCGTGGCGCCAGGTGCTCGGCCGCAGTCCCGCCCGGTTGACGGTCAGCCCTGGGACCTAA
- a CDS encoding DUF1326 domain-containing protein — MAWKIRGTYVETCSCEFFCPCNFNLANGADYDRCRATLVFNITDGDIEGTDVSGLVVVIIADTPKVMADGNWRLGTVIDSRATDEQAEKLRCVFSGELGGPMAALGPLVAENLGVQRAAIDVREEGRLHSVRIGDTTNLEVEDVVPFGVENGEPARVTGIFHPAGSEFRVAKAKSADISLFGIEYQGKSGLSSSQFNWAT; from the coding sequence ATGGCGTGGAAAATTCGGGGGACGTACGTCGAAACCTGTTCGTGTGAATTCTTTTGCCCGTGCAACTTCAATTTGGCAAACGGCGCTGATTACGACCGTTGCCGCGCAACATTGGTCTTCAACATCACCGACGGCGACATCGAGGGGACAGACGTCAGCGGGCTCGTGGTGGTTATCATCGCCGACACACCCAAGGTGATGGCCGACGGCAACTGGCGACTGGGCACGGTGATCGATTCAAGGGCCACCGATGAACAGGCCGAGAAACTGCGATGCGTGTTCAGCGGCGAATTGGGCGGCCCGATGGCGGCATTGGGGCCGCTCGTTGCCGAGAACCTCGGTGTCCAGCGCGCCGCCATCGACGTCCGAGAGGAAGGGCGGTTGCACAGCGTCCGCATCGGCGACACCACGAACCTCGAAGTCGAGGATGTCGTGCCGTTCGGCGTCGAGAACGGGGAGCCTGCGCGCGTCACCGGCATCTTCCATCCGGCTGGCTCGGAATTCCGTGTGGCAAAGGCAAAATCGGCTGACATCAGCTTGTTCGGCATTGAATACCAAGGCAAGTCGGGGCTCAGCTCCTCACAGTTCAACTGGGCTACTTGA
- a CDS encoding DUF2182 domain-containing protein yields MTVQKDELQPVFTAARSRLGLIALLLVLAALAWWFTVEQVRGMDDGPGTELGPLTWFLAIWLVMMAAMMFPSVAPTVALYSTMAKRSTPLAPLVFSSGYLLTWTAAGLLAFAVSAAGRRLFGDALAWDRAGRWLAAGVLAVAAVYELTPLKSVCLRHCRSPLGFLLGSWRNGLPGALRMGATHGAWCVGCCWALMASLFALGVMSVAWMALVAALITLEKTLPWGRLATYGTAAILLILAILQVAAPPPMPTMPGM; encoded by the coding sequence GTGACTGTCCAAAAGGACGAACTGCAACCGGTTTTCACCGCTGCGCGCAGCCGGCTCGGGTTGATCGCGCTGCTATTGGTCCTTGCCGCGCTCGCGTGGTGGTTCACCGTCGAGCAGGTGCGTGGCATGGACGACGGGCCGGGCACCGAGCTGGGCCCGCTCACATGGTTTCTCGCTATCTGGTTGGTGATGATGGCTGCGATGATGTTCCCGTCGGTCGCGCCAACGGTGGCGCTGTACTCGACGATGGCAAAGCGGAGCACCCCGCTGGCGCCGCTGGTCTTCTCCTCCGGGTACCTGCTGACGTGGACCGCGGCCGGACTGCTGGCCTTCGCAGTGTCGGCGGCTGGTCGCCGCCTGTTCGGCGACGCGTTGGCTTGGGATCGGGCGGGCCGTTGGCTAGCGGCAGGCGTTCTGGCGGTCGCCGCCGTCTACGAGCTGACCCCGCTGAAATCCGTCTGTCTGCGGCATTGCCGCAGCCCGCTGGGCTTCCTCCTCGGCTCCTGGCGCAACGGATTGCCCGGCGCACTGCGGATGGGTGCGACGCACGGCGCCTGGTGCGTCGGATGCTGCTGGGCGCTGATGGCATCCCTATTCGCGCTCGGCGTGATGAGCGTGGCGTGGATGGCCCTCGTCGCGGCGCTGATCACCCTGGAGAAGACGCTGCCGTGGGGCCGCCTGGCGACGTACGGCACCGCAGCCATCCTGCTGATTCTGGCCATTCTGCAGGTCGCAGCCCCGCCGCCGATGCCAACGATGCCCGGTATGTAA